A window from Bdellovibrionales bacterium encodes these proteins:
- a CDS encoding DUF962 domain-containing protein codes for MKSFAEFWPFYLQEHSNPTNRKLHFIGTSLVHLILIYAVVTQQWNLLWIVPVMGYGFAWVGHFIIEKNRPATFKHPLWSLMGDFKMFYLMLFGKLK; via the coding sequence ATGAAAAGCTTTGCAGAATTTTGGCCATTTTATCTTCAAGAGCATTCAAACCCAACCAATCGTAAGCTGCATTTTATCGGCACCTCGTTGGTTCACTTAATCCTTATCTATGCCGTCGTCACTCAGCAGTGGAATCTCCTCTGGATCGTACCGGTGATGGGTTATGGCTTCGCCTGGGTCGGTCATTTCATTATCGAAAAAAACCGCCCTGCGACCTTCAAGCATCCGCTCTGGAGCTTGATGGGAGATTTTAAAATGTTCTACCTCATGCTTTTCGGGAAATTGAAATAG
- a CDS encoding nuclear transport factor 2 family protein translates to METTQTPQTRKARSVPKIPLPKTSRHLNNLLEWLAHPTTRNLKNVPHHYSRDAFFKDPFTEIYTAAEIQKYYEHTLSRLSDVRFVFENIMEEDKQAFVTWVMTARFMGREFSVQGTSHLKFDASGLCEYHRDYFDLSEEIYEQLPLLGYLFRGLKRVLN, encoded by the coding sequence ATGGAAACAACTCAAACCCCACAGACACGCAAAGCCCGCAGCGTCCCTAAAATTCCGCTGCCAAAAACATCACGACATCTCAACAATCTTCTGGAGTGGCTCGCCCATCCGACAACCCGCAATTTAAAAAACGTCCCGCACCATTATTCGCGCGATGCTTTCTTTAAAGATCCGTTCACCGAGATTTATACAGCGGCCGAAATTCAAAAATATTATGAGCACACACTGTCGCGCTTGAGCGACGTGCGCTTTGTTTTTGAAAACATCATGGAGGAAGACAAGCAAGCCTTTGTCACCTGGGTGATGACCGCACGATTTATGGGCCGTGAGTTCTCGGTTCAAGGAACTTCGCATTTGAAATTCGATGCCAGCGGCCTCTGCGAATACCATCGCGATTACTTCGATCTCTCTGAAGAGATTTATGAGCAGCTGCCGCTTTTAGGTTATTTGTTCCGCGGTCTGAAACGCGTTTTAAACTAA
- a CDS encoding AAA family ATPase — translation MQDKIHHVINEASQILLDKNAEIEKSVICILAQGHLLIEDVPGVGKTTLVQLLSRLMGLQSSRVQFTNDLLPADVLGNMVYDNDKKDFSFHKGPVFAQLVLADELNRANPRTQSALLQAMEESEVTLDGEHYPLPEPFCLIATQNPRSQIGTSPLPESQLDRFLMSLELSHANPQAEMKIIQGMDAREKLKSVKAVLSAQDVIGIQKAVSEVHVSEKVAAYISALLQKSRQKGHVPLSIRAGMALAKAGRACAFLDKRDHVLPDDIQKIAIEVLAHRLGSIEGVAKGRGLAHELLREVAVLA, via the coding sequence ATGCAAGATAAAATTCATCACGTTATCAATGAGGCCTCGCAAATTCTGCTGGATAAAAATGCCGAGATTGAAAAATCCGTGATCTGCATTCTGGCTCAAGGGCATTTGCTGATTGAAGACGTTCCTGGGGTTGGCAAAACCACGCTGGTTCAGTTGCTGTCGCGCCTGATGGGCCTGCAGAGTTCTCGCGTGCAATTCACTAACGACCTTTTGCCGGCCGATGTGCTGGGCAATATGGTTTACGATAACGATAAAAAAGATTTTAGTTTTCACAAAGGCCCTGTATTTGCGCAGCTGGTATTAGCGGATGAACTCAACCGCGCCAATCCCCGCACGCAGAGTGCTTTACTGCAAGCGATGGAAGAAAGCGAAGTCACTCTGGACGGAGAGCACTATCCCCTGCCGGAGCCCTTCTGCTTGATTGCGACGCAAAATCCGCGCTCGCAGATCGGGACCTCGCCTTTGCCGGAGAGCCAGCTCGATCGTTTTTTAATGAGCCTTGAACTTTCACACGCCAATCCCCAAGCCGAGATGAAAATCATCCAAGGCATGGATGCGCGTGAAAAACTAAAGTCCGTGAAAGCGGTTTTAAGCGCTCAGGATGTCATCGGCATCCAAAAAGCTGTGAGCGAAGTGCATGTGTCTGAGAAAGTCGCTGCTTATATCAGTGCTTTGCTACAGAAGAGCCGTCAAAAAGGCCACGTGCCGTTGTCTATTCGCGCCGGGATGGCGCTTGCGAAGGCCGGCCGTGCTTGCGCGTTCTTGGATAAACGCGATCATGTATTGCCGGATGATATTCAAAAAATCGCCATCGAGGTTCTTGCTCATCGCTTAGGAAGCATCGAAGGCGTCGCCAAAGGACGGGGGCTTGCCCATGAACTACTTCGCGAAGTTGCGGTCCTCGCCTAG
- a CDS encoding DUF58 domain-containing protein, translating into MPTLYGVAFGFVCLLLFGIGFASTNNAVYFLCFFMVALGSQSLILTNRTTDKVQIAQSSAEDFFADETGRLRLALHNPTQEDLQNLQFSLSKESVLELERLRAGERRDVGVPLFMKEPGIYKLPRLSISSDFPYHFSRSWKKHQLEISVCVFPARRGSLQFPAAAYTSRNAESLNLDDFKGHREYQESDSPRSIDWKVTARVQELMVKEYDPHTSRKLTLRWEDCAQTSDADKKSQLSLWLDLAEKNNFEYALELPTRYIGYSRGPQHRSECLRALL; encoded by the coding sequence ATGCCGACTCTGTACGGAGTCGCCTTTGGTTTCGTTTGCCTGTTGCTCTTTGGAATTGGTTTTGCCAGTACCAACAATGCGGTTTATTTCTTGTGCTTCTTCATGGTGGCGCTTGGTAGCCAGAGCCTTATTCTTACCAATCGCACCACTGACAAAGTGCAAATCGCGCAGAGCTCAGCTGAAGACTTTTTTGCCGATGAAACCGGCCGCCTTCGTTTAGCACTTCACAATCCGACGCAGGAGGATCTGCAGAATCTGCAATTTTCGCTGTCGAAAGAATCTGTTCTTGAGCTCGAGCGCCTTCGGGCTGGAGAACGCCGTGATGTCGGCGTGCCACTTTTTATGAAAGAGCCCGGAATTTATAAACTTCCGCGCTTAAGCATCTCGTCGGACTTTCCTTATCACTTTTCGCGCAGCTGGAAGAAGCACCAACTCGAGATTTCGGTTTGTGTCTTCCCGGCTCGCCGCGGTTCCCTGCAATTTCCGGCTGCGGCCTATACCTCGCGCAATGCAGAGAGTTTGAATCTGGATGATTTCAAAGGTCATCGCGAATACCAAGAAAGCGACTCGCCTCGGAGCATTGACTGGAAGGTCACCGCGCGCGTTCAAGAACTCATGGTGAAAGAATACGATCCGCACACATCGCGAAAACTCACTCTACGCTGGGAAGACTGTGCGCAGACTTCAGATGCTGATAAAAAATCACAGTTGAGCCTTTGGCTTGATCTCGCGGAAAAAAATAACTTTGAATATGCCTTGGAACTTCCGACTCGTTATATTGGCTATTCACGCGGACCTCAGCACCGCAGTGAATGCCTGAGGGCGCTCTTATGA
- a CDS encoding DUF3488 domain-containing transglutaminase family protein, translating into MNSWRLLIGLGIGIFMVGLEVESWVLSVCLFFLAWKSSIELWHMQKPPRWFINALVMVFLSILWFRYKTIFGQDASSSFLIILTSLKLLEERTLRDQKFLFLLGFVLISALFLFSIEAPSLVGGIACFFFLWSAQGREIKYSSVFLKSLPLALFLFLFFPRVQNPFGLQGLTSTQGSTGFSDDLNPGSISRIQNSKEVAFRVQFIGDKKYRPHDQYWRGQVLTLSDGLRWMKPTVPTIERVFERLPRADYEVALEPQGKRWLFVWEPTSGIQTARTPFVLKRGQYYESVAPIYERLTYQGRIGDDSGIAKAEKSDLQVPQVSVRIQELVKEFIAGSPHREAISEKILAYFKDQKFTYTKSPGTASSSLDAFLFEGKKGYCEHYAATFATLLRLAGVPARVVTGYQGGEYNTYGRFWKFSQSDAHAWTEYLNEEGKWVRVDPTSAVAPERLELGGVMFEDLPEEWIGQNKAQDYLKTREAWWIQARETVLQSIESLNYELVLFLIDFNLEKQKEIFAEYRFWVLGAGVLLIGLFLFQSFYRRDRRTYAEWLLDELEKKAARTNLYRESSETLRQFVNRWEQSRPDLHENLEKLLAVYETSQYATGTPKLSAKDVRQILKGLK; encoded by the coding sequence ATGAATTCATGGCGCCTGCTGATCGGACTTGGCATCGGTATCTTTATGGTGGGGCTCGAGGTTGAATCCTGGGTTCTTTCGGTCTGTTTGTTTTTTCTTGCCTGGAAAAGCTCGATCGAATTGTGGCATATGCAAAAGCCACCGCGCTGGTTTATCAATGCTCTTGTGATGGTCTTTCTGTCAATTCTTTGGTTTCGCTACAAGACCATCTTCGGCCAGGATGCATCTTCAAGTTTCCTGATTATTCTAACAAGCCTCAAACTTCTTGAAGAGCGGACACTGCGTGATCAGAAGTTTTTATTTCTCTTAGGCTTCGTGCTGATCTCGGCACTGTTCTTGTTCTCGATCGAAGCGCCGTCACTCGTTGGCGGTATCGCGTGCTTCTTCTTCTTGTGGAGCGCTCAAGGCCGCGAAATCAAATATTCATCGGTGTTTTTAAAATCCCTGCCGCTGGCTCTGTTTTTATTCTTGTTTTTCCCACGCGTGCAGAATCCTTTTGGCTTGCAAGGCCTCACGTCGACTCAGGGATCCACCGGCTTTTCGGATGATTTAAATCCAGGCAGCATTTCACGCATTCAAAATTCCAAAGAAGTTGCCTTCCGTGTGCAATTTATCGGCGACAAGAAATACCGCCCGCATGATCAGTACTGGCGCGGCCAGGTTCTGACTCTATCAGACGGTTTGCGCTGGATGAAGCCGACCGTCCCGACAATTGAGCGCGTTTTCGAAAGACTGCCAAGAGCCGACTATGAGGTCGCCCTGGAACCGCAGGGCAAGCGCTGGCTTTTTGTTTGGGAACCCACCAGCGGCATTCAAACCGCGCGCACGCCCTTTGTTTTAAAACGCGGTCAGTATTATGAAAGTGTTGCACCGATCTATGAGCGCCTAACCTATCAAGGCCGTATTGGCGATGATTCAGGTATAGCGAAAGCAGAAAAATCTGATTTGCAGGTCCCACAAGTAAGCGTCAGAATTCAAGAACTTGTAAAAGAGTTTATCGCAGGCTCTCCTCATCGCGAAGCCATCAGCGAAAAGATCCTCGCCTATTTCAAGGACCAAAAGTTCACTTACACCAAATCTCCAGGAACTGCGAGCTCTTCTCTGGATGCTTTTCTTTTTGAAGGCAAGAAAGGCTACTGCGAACACTATGCCGCGACTTTTGCAACCTTGCTGAGGCTTGCCGGCGTTCCTGCCCGTGTGGTGACCGGTTATCAAGGAGGCGAGTACAACACTTACGGCCGATTCTGGAAGTTCAGTCAATCCGATGCTCATGCATGGACTGAGTACTTGAACGAAGAAGGCAAATGGGTGCGCGTCGACCCAACAAGTGCTGTCGCTCCTGAGCGCCTCGAGCTTGGTGGTGTGATGTTTGAAGACCTCCCGGAAGAGTGGATCGGTCAAAACAAAGCCCAGGACTATTTAAAGACCCGCGAGGCCTGGTGGATTCAAGCCCGTGAGACGGTTTTACAAAGTATCGAGAGCCTCAATTATGAATTGGTTTTGTTCTTGATTGATTTCAATCTCGAAAAGCAAAAAGAAATCTTCGCGGAATACCGCTTCTGGGTTCTTGGTGCCGGCGTTTTGCTGATTGGCTTATTCCTTTTCCAATCCTTCTATCGCCGCGACCGCCGCACCTATGCCGAATGGTTGCTCGACGAGCTTGAGAAAAAAGCCGCACGCACGAACTTATATCGCGAATCTTCGGAAACTCTGAGGCAGTTTGTAAATCGCTGGGAGCAATCGCGGCCAGATCTGCACGAAAACCTTG
- the queF gene encoding preQ(1) synthase: MTKTRQKELKNFSLGSDKTEYPQTYSPELLEAFDNKNPGKVAWTSFVCTEFTSLCPKTGQPDFAKIFINYIADEKMVESKSLKLYLFSYRNHGDFHEDCVQKICDDLVKLMKPKYIEVIGEFTPRGGIAIYPFASYANKEKTFRSLYENRLAGYAPGKYSMELSKLY, encoded by the coding sequence ATGACTAAAACGCGCCAAAAAGAACTGAAAAACTTCTCCCTCGGATCAGACAAAACGGAGTACCCACAAACGTATTCTCCAGAGCTTTTGGAAGCCTTTGATAATAAGAATCCTGGTAAAGTTGCTTGGACGAGCTTCGTCTGCACGGAGTTCACAAGCCTCTGCCCTAAAACCGGCCAGCCTGATTTTGCGAAGATCTTCATCAACTACATCGCTGATGAAAAGATGGTCGAATCTAAATCTTTGAAGCTGTATCTCTTTAGCTACCGTAATCATGGCGACTTCCACGAAGACTGCGTTCAGAAAATCTGCGACGACCTCGTGAAACTGATGAAGCCAAAGTACATCGAAGTCATCGGTGAGTTCACTCCACGTGGCGGTATTGCGATCTATCCTTTTGCGAGCTACGCGAATAAAGAGAAAACGTTCCGTTCCCTTTACGAGAACCGCCTTGCTGGGTACGCTCCTGGCAAATACAGCATGGAACTTTCAAAACTGTACTAA
- a CDS encoding MFS transporter, which translates to MAGFFPLFFQKYWSAGADSTLTTNRLGTAISVSSLVIAMLSPILGAVADLRSHKKLYLFLFMLLGVVSCGWLYFIGQGDWWPAILAYGISMMAFNASCVFYDSLLPYVAEGRKLDYASSVGYALGYLGGGILFLINVIMLLFPEKFGFEGKEGAVKFSFLTVSVWWFIFTFPLMKNVPEPRSEFKGSFGQMMSLSFASLLRTMKDLVRHKNLFYFVLSYWLFIDGVYTVMTMAVDYGVAIGLGAQNLMIALLITQFVGFPCAWAFGTVTHRFGLRKPILMCVGAYAITVVLATQMSKDWHFYVLAIFIGMFQGGMQSLSRSFFAQMIPRESSGEYFGLFNLVGKFASILGPLIVGWTVYLTGEHRYGMMGLLVLFLAGGALLWKVRELDA; encoded by the coding sequence ATGGCGGGATTCTTCCCGCTCTTCTTCCAAAAATACTGGAGCGCAGGGGCTGACTCTACACTCACCACCAATCGTTTAGGAACGGCGATCTCGGTTTCTAGTCTCGTGATTGCGATGCTGAGTCCCATCCTTGGGGCTGTCGCAGATTTGCGATCTCACAAAAAACTTTATCTTTTTCTGTTTATGCTCCTCGGCGTGGTAAGTTGCGGCTGGCTTTACTTTATCGGCCAAGGCGACTGGTGGCCGGCGATTCTTGCGTATGGCATCTCGATGATGGCCTTTAACGCGAGCTGCGTTTTCTATGATTCGCTCCTGCCTTACGTGGCAGAGGGCCGTAAACTCGATTACGCCTCTTCGGTGGGTTATGCCCTTGGTTACCTGGGCGGCGGGATTTTGTTTTTAATCAACGTGATCATGCTCCTTTTCCCAGAGAAGTTCGGGTTTGAAGGCAAAGAGGGGGCTGTGAAGTTTTCTTTCCTAACGGTGAGTGTGTGGTGGTTCATCTTTACTTTCCCACTCATGAAAAATGTGCCAGAGCCGCGCTCAGAATTTAAAGGCTCTTTCGGTCAAATGATGAGCCTGAGTTTCGCAAGCTTGTTGCGCACGATGAAGGATCTCGTTCGCCACAAAAATCTTTTCTATTTCGTACTATCATACTGGCTCTTTATCGACGGCGTTTACACGGTGATGACGATGGCGGTGGATTATGGTGTGGCGATTGGCCTTGGCGCGCAGAATCTGATGATTGCGTTGCTGATCACTCAGTTCGTGGGATTCCCCTGCGCATGGGCTTTCGGTACGGTTACACATCGCTTTGGCCTCCGTAAGCCGATCTTGATGTGCGTGGGAGCCTATGCAATCACGGTGGTTCTTGCGACTCAGATGAGCAAAGACTGGCACTTCTATGTGCTGGCGATTTTCATCGGCATGTTCCAAGGGGGCATGCAGTCTTTAAGCCGCAGCTTCTTTGCGCAAATGATCCCGCGCGAATCCAGCGGCGAGTACTTTGGACTTTTCAATTTGGTGGGTAAGTTTGCTTCGATCTTGGGTCCACTCATTGTTGGTTGGACGGTGTACCTGACAGGTGAGCACCGCTACGGCATGATGGGCCTTTTGGTGCTGTTCCTAGCTGGCGGGGCCCTTCTGTGGAAGGTCCGCGAGCTCGATGCCTAG